From Kitasatospora sp. MAP12-44:
ATCGTCGGCAGCGTCGATGCCCCGACTCTGCACAGCAGGGGAGCAGTAAGGGCGTCACGGGCAACCAAGGGAGCGGATAGATGGCAGGACCAGGCGACCTCGGTTCGCCGACACTGTGCCGCTTGAAGCTACGGCTCGAGCTCCGAGCCCTGCGCGAAGCCGCCAACATGACCGCCTCGCAGGTCGCGAAGACCGTCAAGTGGTCCACCGCGAAGATGACCCGCATGGAAACGGGCGACGGCTGGGTCCAGCCCACGGATGTCGAGGCCCTGTGCCGCCTGTACGACGCCGGTCCCGAACTGACCGAACTCCTCAGCTCCTACGCCCTGGTGACCAAGACGCATCGGGACCAGTGGAAGAGCAAGGAGTACCAGTCGATCATCCCGCCCGGATTCTCGGCCTACCTCGGACTTGAGGGCGCCGCCGCTCAAGTGCGCTCCTACGAATCCGAGTACGTGCCCGGCCTTCTCCAGACCGAGACCTACATGCGGGAGTTGCTTCGCCACGCCCGCCGCCCGCAGGACGAGGTCGATCGACTGGTGAAAATCCGTCTCGATCGCCAGACGATTCTCAAGCGCGAGAGCGGTCCCACACAGCTCGCCGTCGTCATCAACGAGTCGGTGCTACGCCGCGTCATGGGCAGTCCGGACCTGATGCGCGACCAGCTGAACCACCTCGCGGACGTCGCAAGCACCCCCAACATCAAGCTCCAGATCGTGCCGTTCGCCGCCGGTTTTCACCCGGCCATGACCGGAGCGTTCACCATGCTGACGTTCGAGGATCCCAAGGTCGGCCCGCTCATCCACCTCGAAGCCCTCAGCTCAACAACGGTGATAGACGACCGTGAGCGCGTCCGGCGGTACGAGGAATCGTGGGCGGACCTGATCGCTACTGCCGCCAGCCGCGATGAATCCGTCCGCATCGTCACGCAAGCAGCCAAGGAGTTGTGATGCACCAGCCGCATGACCGGGCCCCCGCCGCCCACGACCCCGCCTGGTTCAAGTCCAGCTACAGCAGCGAGCAGGGCGGCAACTGCATCGAAGGTGCCCGTCTCTCCACAGGCATAGCCATCCGCGACTCGAAGGACAAGGCCGGCCCGAGCCTGGTCTTCAGCACCGCGGCCTGGCAGAGCCTGATCAACAGCATCAAGAGCGGCCGCCTGACCTGAAGGCCCCGGTCGCGCGGGCAGCAAGCGCCGCAAGCTGCCCGACCTGCCGGATATCGGCCGCACCGGGACGCCGGCCGGCCTTCTTGCGGGGGGATGCTGATACGGGGTGCTCTGCGCTGGTCACCCGCTCATTCTCCCGTGCGTGCATCACTCTCATTTGTGCAGCAGGCTGCTGCACAAATTGTTACCCATGAGTAACTTCACTCTTTCGAGGGGCTTGGCGTCAGTTCTCCCTCCGCCGAAATGACCGAGCATCACGCTGAGGCATATGACAGAGGAATTGGACACCACCGCGCGTATCCCGGCTCAGGAAGGCGGCGACCAGCCAACCGGCTATGTCGATCTTCTTCAGGACATCACGTCAGAGATCGCCACAGCGCAGACCCGAGTCCACCGGGCAGTGAACACCGAACTGATCTCGCACTACTGGCGAATCGGCAGCATCATCCTGGATCGCCGACAGCGGGAGGGCTGGGGAGCCAAGGTGGTCGAGCAACTCTCCGTCGACCTACGCACCAACCTTCCCGGCCAACGGGGCTACTCGCGGCGCTCGCTCATCTACATGCAGAAGACCGCAGCCAGCTGGCCGGAGGGCATCGAGAGGCAGGCCGTCTCCCAACTCCCCTGGGGCCACGTCATGATCCTGCTCGACTCCCTCAAGGACCGCCCCACCCGCGACTTCTACGCTCGCCAGGCCGTCCAGAACGGCTGGTCCCGCAACGTCCTCGTGCACCACATCGAGACCGGGCTGCACCTACGCCAAGGCATGGCGCTCACCAACTTCGACGCGACCGTTCCCGAGGGTTCGGACCTCCTCAAGGAGATCCTGAAGGATCCGTACCAGCTCGACTTCACCCGCCTCGGCACAGACCACGCCGAGCAGGATCTCGAAACCGCGCTGGTCGAGCACATCGTCCGGTTCCTGCAGGAACTCGGCGTCGGCTTCGCCTTCGTCGGGCGGCAGTATCAGCTCCAGGTCGGCAGCCAGGAGTTCAGGCTCGACCTGCTCTTCTACCACCTCCGCCTGCACCGCTACATCGTCATCGAGCTCAAGATCGGCCGCGCCGAGCCCGAGCACCTCGGCAAGCTCGGCTTCTACACAGCCGTGGTGGACGACAAGATCCGCGACCCCGAGCGCGACGACCCCACCCTCGGCATCCTGATCGCCGCCCACCGGGACGAGGAGGTCGTGCAGTACTCCCTGCGCAGCAGCAGCCAGCCCCTCGCCGTGACGACCTACCAGACCCTGCCCGCCGAGTTCCGCCCACTGCTGCCCACTCCCGAGCAACTGTCACGGGTCACCCAGGAGGTTCTGGCGAAGCACTCCACCGCAACCGGCGCCGAGTAGCCAGATCTCGTTCCCGCATCGAAGAGGGGGGCCGCTAGCGGACGGCTACGCGCGTAGATATGCTGCTGTGGTGACTATGTCCACTGTTGCAGCCAACGCCCCCGGCGCTGCGGGCGGCGGCCTGAGCGACGTCGCCGCGTCCGAGGCCTCGCTCCGCCGCTTCCTGCACGGCCTGCCCGGCGTCGACGCCGTCGGCCTGGAAGCCCGCGCCTCGTCCCTCGGGACGCGATCGATCAAGACGTCGGCCAAGGCCTACGCGATCGACCTCGCCATCTCGATGATCGACCTGACCACGCTGGAGGGCGCGGACACGGTCGGCAAGGTGCGCGCCCTGTGCACCAAGGGGAAGCACCCCGACCCGGGCGACCCGGGCACCCCGCAGGTCGCCGCGATCTGCGTCTACCCCGACATGGTCGCCACCGCCAAGGCCGCGCTGGCCGGCACCGGCATCCAGGTCGCCTCGGTCGCCACCGGCTTCCCCGCCGGGCGCGTCGCGCGTCCGGTGAAGCTGGCCGACACCGCGGACGCGGTGGCCGCCGGCGCGGACGAGATCGACATGGTGATCGACCGCGGGGCCTTCCTCTCCGGCCGGCACCTGGATGTCTTCGAGGAGATCCAGGACGTCAAGCGGGCCTGCGCCCGCCCCGACGGGACCGCCGCCCACCTCAAGGTGATCTTCGAGACCGGCGAGCTGCAGACGTACGACAACGTGCGCCGCGCCTCCTGGCTGGCCATGCTGGCCGGCGCCGACTTCATCAAGACCTCCACCGGCAAGGTCGCGGTCAACGCCACTCCCCCGGTGACACTGCTGATGCTGGAGGCCGTCCGCGACTTCAAGGCGCAGACCGGCGTGCAGATCGGCGTGAAGCCGGCCGGTGGCATCAAGACCACCAAGGACGCCATGAAGTACCTCGTCATGGTCAACGAGACCCTGGGCGACGACTGGCTGTCCGCGCACTGGTTCCGCTTCGGCGCCTCCAGCCTGCTCAACGATCTGCTGATGCAGCGTCAGAAGCTGACCACCGGCCGGTACTCCGGTCCCGACTACGTGACGGTGGACTGATCCCCATGGCCAAGAACACCAAGAAGACCGAGCCGACCACGGCCCTCACGACGGTGACCGAACCCGCCCGCAAGAGCGGCCTGTTCGAGTACGCCCCGGCGCCCGAGTCCCCCGCCGCGGCCGGCGACATCGCCACCTCCTACGGCCACTTCATCGGCGGCGAGTTCGTCGACAGCAGCGGCAGCGAGGCGCTGAAGACCGTCAACCCGGCCACCGAGCAGGTGCTCGCCGAGTTCGCGCAGGGCACCGGCGAGGACGTCGAGCGCGCCGTCAAGGCCGCCCGCAAGGCGTTCGGCGACTGGTCGGCGCTGCCGGGCAGCGAGCGCGCCAAGTACCTGTACCGGATCGCCCGGATCATCCAGGAGCGCTCGCGCGAGCTGGCCGTGCTGGAGTCGATCGACAACGGCAAGCCGATCCGCGAGACCCGGGACTTCGATCTCCCCACCGTCGCCGCGCACTTCTTCTACTACGCGGGCTGGGCCGACAAGCTCGACTACGCCGGCTTCGGCACCAACCCCCGGCCGCTCGGCGTGGCCGCCCAGGTCATCCCGTGGAACTTCCCGCTGATGATGCTGGCCTGGAAGATCGCCCCGGCGCTCGCCACCGGCAACACGGTCGTCCTCAAGCCGGCCGAGACCACCCCGCTGACCGCTCTGCGCTTCGCCGAGATCTGCCAGCAGGCCGGCCTGCCCAAGGGCGTCGTCAACATCGTCACCGGCGACGGCCGCACCGGCGCCGCGCTGACCGCGCACCCGGACGTCAACAAGGTCGCGTTCACCGGCTCGACCAAGGTCGGCCGCTCGATCGCCCGCCAACTGGCGGGCAGCCGCAAGAAGTTGTCGCTGGAGCTGGGCGGCAAGGCGGCGAACATCGTCTTCGACGACGCGCCGATCGACCAGGCCGTCGAGGGCATCGTCAACGGCATCTTCTTCAATCAGGGCCATGTCTGCTGCGCGGGCGCCCGGTTGCTGGTCCAGGAGTCGATCCAGGACGAGGTGCTGGACGCGCTCAAGCGCCGGATGGCCACCCTGCGGGTCGGCGACCCGCTGGACAAGAACACCGACATCGGCGCCATCAACTCCGCCGCGCAGCTGGCCCGGATCACCGAGCTGACCGCCGCGGGCGAGGCCGAGGGCGCCGACCGCTGGTCGCCCGAATGCCAACTGCCCTCCAGTGGCTACTGGTTCGCGCCGACCCTGTTCACCGGGGTGACCCAGGCCAACCTGGTCGCTCGCGAGGAGATCTTCGGCCCGGTGCTCTCGGTGCTGACCTTCCGCACGCCGTCCGAGGCGGTCGAGAAGGCCAACAACACGCCGTACGGCCTGTCCGCGGGCGTCTGGACCGAGAAGGGCTCGCGCATCCTGTGGATGGCGAACCAGCTCAAGGCCGGCGTGGTGTGGGCCAACACCTTCAACAAGTTCGACCCGACCTCGCCGTTCGGCGGCTACAAGGAGTCGGGGTACGGCCGCGAGGGCGGTCGCCACGGCCTGGAGGCGTACCTCGATGTCTGATGTCATCCGGCTTGATGTGATGAAGACCTACAAGCTGTTCGTCGGCGGGAAGTTCCCGCGTTCCGAGAGCGGACGGGTGTACGAGGTGAGCGACAGCAAGGGCCAGTGGCTGGCGAACGCCCCGCTCGGCACCCGCAAGGACACCCGGGACGCCGTGCTGGCCGCCCGTGCGGCTGTCAAGGGCTGGGCCGGCACCACCGCGTACAACCGCGGCCAGGTGCTGTACCGGATCGCCGAGATGCTGCAGGGCCGCCGCGAGCAGTTCGCCGCCGAGGTGGCCGCCGCCGAGGGGATCGGCGCCAAGAAGGCCGCCGCCCTGGTCGACCAGGCCATCGACCGCTGGGTCTGGTACGCGGGCTGGACGGACAAGGTGGCGCAGATCGCCGGCGGCGCGAACCCGGTGGCCGGGCCGTTCTTCAACCTGTCCGTGCCGGAACCGACCGGCGTGGTCGGCGTGCTGGCGCCGCAGGCGGGGTACGGGCACTCGTTCCTCGGCCTGGTCTCGGTGATCGCCCCGGTGATCGCCACCGGCAACACGGTGGTCGTGGCCGCCGCGGCCGACGCACCGCTGCCCGCGCTCTCGCTGGGCGAGGTGCTGGCCACCTCCGACCTGCCGGGCGGCGTCGTCAACCTGCTCTCCGGCCGCACCGCGGACATCGCTCCGACGCTCGCGTCCCACCAGGACGTGAACGCGCTGGACTTGACCGGAGCGATCGCAGACGAAGGACCCGGCGCGGCTACTGTGCTGGAGGCCTCCGCTGCGGATACGCTGAAGCGGGTGCTGCGCCCGGCGGTCGATCCGTCGGCGCAGGACTGGACAGTTGCTCCCGGCACCGAGCGTTTGCTCTCGTTCCTGGAGACCAAGACGGTCTGGCACCCGATGGGCCAGTAGTCCGGCCCGACAGTCCCCGGCCCCGCCGGGACAACTCCACAGGACTGGCCGTCCCCAGTGCCCCTACCCCCCCCAGGGGCCCGGACGCGCCACTGACGGGCCCGCGCCTCACCCCCCCTGGCGCGGGCCCGTCCTATGCCAGTGGCGTCCACCACTGTGCGACCGATGTACGTCCCATGGGTTCCGAGCACCCCGCCCTATGCGTCAGACTGGTGTCTCGTGAGTGACTCCCCGCTGAACCCCGCATCGACCACCCGTGCCCGCGTGGTGCTGCTCTCCGGGCCCTCGGGATCCGGGAAGTCCTCGTTGGCCGAGCGCACCGGGTTGCCCGTACTGCAGCTCGACGACTTCTACAAGGACGGCGACGACCCGAGCCTGCCGCAGCTGGCCGACGGCGGCACCGACTGGGACTCGCCGCTCTCCTGGCACCGCGCCGACGCGCTGGCGGCCATCCGGACGCTGGCCGACACCGGACGGGCCGAGGTGCCGGTCTACTCGATCCCCGCCAACGGCCGGGCCGGCAGCCGCACGCTCGTCCTGGCCGGCGCACCGGCCTTCATCGCCGAGGGCATCTTCGCCGCCGAACTGGTGGCCCAGTGCGAGGCCGAGGGCCTGCTCGGGGACGCGCTGTGCCTGCGCAACCGCCCGCTGACCACCGCCTGGCGGCGCTTTCGCCGCGACGTGCGCGAGGCCCGCAAGCCCGTCCCCTACCTGCTGCACCGCGGCTGGCGCCTGATGCGCGCCGAACGCGGCATCGTCGCCCGCCAGGTCGCCCTCGGCGCCCACGCCTGCGCCGGCCCCGAGGCCGCCCGCCGCGTCGACGCGCTGGCCACCCACCGGCCCGAGCCGGTCCAGGTCGCCACCGCCTGACAGCTGCCCACGCACCAGTTCGGCGGATGGAGAAACGGTCCGGCAGTCCGGGCCAGGCCCTAGGCTGGAGGCAGTTGCTGTGAGACCGCAGCGTGAGGGGCAGCCATGACCGCCGAGCCGATCGACTGGATGCACCCGCCGGCCCGTGGCTGGACGTACGAGCAGGTCAAGGACTGGAACCTGCCGTTCGAGTTCGATCTGGTGGACGGGGCGATCGCGATCCGAGGCATGACCAGCCACTGGCACAACACCGTGCGGGATGAGCTGTACTTCGCCCTACGGGCCGCTCGCCGGGCGCCGTTCGCGGTGAACTCCGGACAGTGCGTGCTCATCGACGAGTACAACCCGCCCAAGCCCGACGTCGTGGTCTTCGACAAGACCGGCCTGGACGTGTTCACCCTGGAGTGCCTGCCGGTGGCCTCGGTCGTGCTCGCCGTCGAGGTGGTCTCGCCCGGCTCGCGCGCCGACGACCGCTTCCGCAAGCCCGGCCTGTACGCCGAGGCGGGGATTCCCTACTACTGGCGGGTCGAGCGCGGCGAGGACGACCTGCCGGAGGTCTACGAGTTCTGGCTCGACCGCGAGTCCGGGGTCTACGCGCCCGCGCCTGACGGGGCTTGCCACGCCGGGGTGTTGAAGGTCGAGCTGCCCTTCCCCGTCGAGATCGATCTCGGCGCGCTGCTCGACCTCTGAGGTTGCCCGCGCAGGAAACAGCTGGGCCCGGCGTCATCTCCCAAGGACGCCGGGCCCAGCTGTTCCTGCGCGATCGCGGGGTTCCCCGTCGGTGGCGGCTCCCCCGAGTCGGTGCCGACGCCCCGCGATCTGCTTACCCGTCCCCCGACGGGAAGTTCTGTGGTGTGTGCGTGTGCTCAGGCGACCAGCTCGCCGAAGGCGAAGGCCGTGTCGCCGGTGCGGTTGAGCTGCTCGTCGTCGCGCAGCCGGCGCAGGGCGCGCCAGATGCTGCTCTTGACGGTGCCGACGCTGATGCTCAGGATGTCGGCGATCTCCGGGTCAGTGCGACCCTCGTAGTAGCGCAGGACCAGCATGGTGCGCTGGTTCTCCGGCAGCTTGGCGAGCGCCTGCCACAGGACGGCGCGCAGCTCGGTGCCGCCCATCGCGTCCGTGTCGCCGACCGTCTCCGGCAGCTCCTCGGTCGGGTACTCGTTGAGCTTGCGGCGGCGCCAGGCCGAGATGTGCAGGTTGGTCATGGTGCGGCGCAGGTAACCGCCGACCGCCGCTTTGTCAGTGATCCGGCCCCAGGCGCGGTACGTGCTGAAGAGCGCGCTCTGCAGCAGGTCCTCGGCCTCGAAGCGGTCACCGGTGAGGTGGTAGGCCGTGGCGAACAGGGAGGCGCGGCGCTCGCGCACATACGCGGTGAACTCCGCCAGGTGCTCATCCGCGGCGGCCGAGTGCTCCCCCTGCGCGCCTCCCTGCTCCACGTCCGCCGCCCCGGCCTGCCGGCTGCGCTCGTCGACCGGCAGCAGCCGGACGACGTTCGCAGCTATGACCGGCCCGACCGCCGACTCCCCCGAGCCGATGGTCTGCGGACGGCTCCCGGCCCCCGCCGGGACGTCCGTGCCCTCGACGCGCACGGGGAGGATCCCCCGCAGCGTCAGGGTCTGGGTGGTCTCGGTCGCGCTCCCCGCGCGGCCGATCCCGAACAGCTCCCCCGTCCTGCTCCCGCCGCCCACTCGGCGGGCCCCCGTGCAGTGCTCGATCCGGGTGCGGCCCGACGGACGAGCGCCGCGGACGGCCGGGTTGTGTGCATCCGAGATGCCCCGGGTCTGAAGCGTTGCGTTCATCGTGCGCCCCCATGATCGGTACGAGCGGGTTCTTTCCCCGTCGCCGTCCCGGGGGCCGCTGAGCTGCTCCTTCGAGCCGCTCCGCTGCCGTCCGTCTGCGGCGACATGGAAAATCCTGCCTGCCGCCCGTCTTGGCCGTGTCCCCCAACTGTCACAGCGGTGTCACAAGGCGAGGGTCCTTGGTCCCGTACCTCCGGTCGGACTGGGAGACGCCGGTCCCCGCCCGGCGGTTCCCGGGGCTCACCGAGTGAGCCAGAATGAGCGAGTGCCTTTCCTCCTTCTGATCGAGGACGACGACGCCATCCGGACCGGCCTCGAACTCGCTCTCACCCGCCAGGGCCACCGTGTGGCCGCCGCAGCCTCCGGCGAAGACGGCCTGCGACTCTTCAAGGAGCAGCGGCCCGACCTCATCGTGCTGGACGTGATGCTGCCCGGAATCGACGGCTTCGAGGTCTGCCGCCGGATCCGCCGCAGCGACCAACTGCCGATCATCCTGCTGACCGCGCGCTCGGACGACATCGACGTGGTGGTCGGCCTGGAGTCCGGCGCCGACGACTACGTGGTCAAGCCGGTCCAGCCGCGTGTCCTGGACGCCCGGATCCGCGCCGTGCTGCGGCGCGGCGAGCGGGAGAACTCGGACTCCTCCGCGTACGGCTCGGTGGTGATCGACCGCTCGGCGATGACCGTCACCAAGGACGGCGAGGACCTCCAGCTGACCCCGACCGAGCTGCGGCTGCTGCTGGAGCTCAGCCGCCGGCCCGGTCAGGCGCTCTCCCGCCAGCAGCTGCTGCGGCTGGTCTGGGAGCACGACTACCTCGGTGACTCCCGTCTGGTGGACGCCTGCGTCCAGCGGCTGCGGGCCAAGGTGGAGG
This genomic window contains:
- a CDS encoding aldehyde dehydrogenase family protein, producing the protein MSDVIRLDVMKTYKLFVGGKFPRSESGRVYEVSDSKGQWLANAPLGTRKDTRDAVLAARAAVKGWAGTTAYNRGQVLYRIAEMLQGRREQFAAEVAAAEGIGAKKAAALVDQAIDRWVWYAGWTDKVAQIAGGANPVAGPFFNLSVPEPTGVVGVLAPQAGYGHSFLGLVSVIAPVIATGNTVVVAAAADAPLPALSLGEVLATSDLPGGVVNLLSGRTADIAPTLASHQDVNALDLTGAIADEGPGAATVLEASAADTLKRVLRPAVDPSAQDWTVAPGTERLLSFLETKTVWHPMGQ
- a CDS encoding helix-turn-helix transcriptional regulator: MKLRLELRALREAANMTASQVAKTVKWSTAKMTRMETGDGWVQPTDVEALCRLYDAGPELTELLSSYALVTKTHRDQWKSKEYQSIIPPGFSAYLGLEGAAAQVRSYESEYVPGLLQTETYMRELLRHARRPQDEVDRLVKIRLDRQTILKRESGPTQLAVVINESVLRRVMGSPDLMRDQLNHLADVASTPNIKLQIVPFAAGFHPAMTGAFTMLTFEDPKVGPLIHLEALSSTTVIDDRERVRRYEESWADLIATAASRDESVRIVTQAAKEL
- a CDS encoding ATP-binding protein, with amino-acid sequence MSDSPLNPASTTRARVVLLSGPSGSGKSSLAERTGLPVLQLDDFYKDGDDPSLPQLADGGTDWDSPLSWHRADALAAIRTLADTGRAEVPVYSIPANGRAGSRTLVLAGAPAFIAEGIFAAELVAQCEAEGLLGDALCLRNRPLTTAWRRFRRDVREARKPVPYLLHRGWRLMRAERGIVARQVALGAHACAGPEAARRVDALATHRPEPVQVATA
- the deoC gene encoding deoxyribose-phosphate aldolase, which codes for MSTVAANAPGAAGGGLSDVAASEASLRRFLHGLPGVDAVGLEARASSLGTRSIKTSAKAYAIDLAISMIDLTTLEGADTVGKVRALCTKGKHPDPGDPGTPQVAAICVYPDMVATAKAALAGTGIQVASVATGFPAGRVARPVKLADTADAVAAGADEIDMVIDRGAFLSGRHLDVFEEIQDVKRACARPDGTAAHLKVIFETGELQTYDNVRRASWLAMLAGADFIKTSTGKVAVNATPPVTLLMLEAVRDFKAQTGVQIGVKPAGGIKTTKDAMKYLVMVNETLGDDWLSAHWFRFGASSLLNDLLMQRQKLTTGRYSGPDYVTVD
- a CDS encoding DUF397 domain-containing protein, yielding MHQPHDRAPAAHDPAWFKSSYSSEQGGNCIEGARLSTGIAIRDSKDKAGPSLVFSTAAWQSLINSIKSGRLT
- a CDS encoding Uma2 family endonuclease; amino-acid sequence: MTAEPIDWMHPPARGWTYEQVKDWNLPFEFDLVDGAIAIRGMTSHWHNTVRDELYFALRAARRAPFAVNSGQCVLIDEYNPPKPDVVVFDKTGLDVFTLECLPVASVVLAVEVVSPGSRADDRFRKPGLYAEAGIPYYWRVERGEDDLPEVYEFWLDRESGVYAPAPDGACHAGVLKVELPFPVEIDLGALLDL
- a CDS encoding aldehyde dehydrogenase family protein gives rise to the protein MAKNTKKTEPTTALTTVTEPARKSGLFEYAPAPESPAAAGDIATSYGHFIGGEFVDSSGSEALKTVNPATEQVLAEFAQGTGEDVERAVKAARKAFGDWSALPGSERAKYLYRIARIIQERSRELAVLESIDNGKPIRETRDFDLPTVAAHFFYYAGWADKLDYAGFGTNPRPLGVAAQVIPWNFPLMMLAWKIAPALATGNTVVLKPAETTPLTALRFAEICQQAGLPKGVVNIVTGDGRTGAALTAHPDVNKVAFTGSTKVGRSIARQLAGSRKKLSLELGGKAANIVFDDAPIDQAVEGIVNGIFFNQGHVCCAGARLLVQESIQDEVLDALKRRMATLRVGDPLDKNTDIGAINSAAQLARITELTAAGEAEGADRWSPECQLPSSGYWFAPTLFTGVTQANLVAREEIFGPVLSVLTFRTPSEAVEKANNTPYGLSAGVWTEKGSRILWMANQLKAGVVWANTFNKFDPTSPFGGYKESGYGREGGRHGLEAYLDV
- a CDS encoding PDDEXK nuclease domain-containing protein → MTEELDTTARIPAQEGGDQPTGYVDLLQDITSEIATAQTRVHRAVNTELISHYWRIGSIILDRRQREGWGAKVVEQLSVDLRTNLPGQRGYSRRSLIYMQKTAASWPEGIERQAVSQLPWGHVMILLDSLKDRPTRDFYARQAVQNGWSRNVLVHHIETGLHLRQGMALTNFDATVPEGSDLLKEILKDPYQLDFTRLGTDHAEQDLETALVEHIVRFLQELGVGFAFVGRQYQLQVGSQEFRLDLLFYHLRLHRYIVIELKIGRAEPEHLGKLGFYTAVVDDKIRDPERDDPTLGILIAAHRDEEVVQYSLRSSSQPLAVTTYQTLPAEFRPLLPTPEQLSRVTQEVLAKHSTATGAE
- a CDS encoding SigE family RNA polymerase sigma factor, with the translated sequence MEQGGAQGEHSAAADEHLAEFTAYVRERRASLFATAYHLTGDRFEAEDLLQSALFSTYRAWGRITDKAAVGGYLRRTMTNLHISAWRRRKLNEYPTEELPETVGDTDAMGGTELRAVLWQALAKLPENQRTMLVLRYYEGRTDPEIADILSISVGTVKSSIWRALRRLRDDEQLNRTGDTAFAFGELVA
- a CDS encoding response regulator transcription factor, with the translated sequence MPFLLLIEDDDAIRTGLELALTRQGHRVAAAASGEDGLRLFKEQRPDLIVLDVMLPGIDGFEVCRRIRRSDQLPIILLTARSDDIDVVVGLESGADDYVVKPVQPRVLDARIRAVLRRGERENSDSSAYGSVVIDRSAMTVTKDGEDLQLTPTELRLLLELSRRPGQALSRQQLLRLVWEHDYLGDSRLVDACVQRLRAKVEDVPSAPTLIRTVRGVGYRLDPPA